Proteins co-encoded in one Atribacterota bacterium genomic window:
- a CDS encoding SDR family oxidoreductase — protein MKDILKKFSLKGKNAVITGGAGILGSVIARGLGYAGANIIIADIVDTKPLVEELQKEGIDSKGYYLDAMDIEKIKECKEEITKDFNRIDILLNAAGGNQKGATTSPEQSFFDLPAKALEKVVGLNLFGGAILPSQVFGKEMLKNEEGGSIINISSMAAFRPLTKVLGYSAAKAAVSNFTQWLAVHFAQEYNPKLRVNAIAPGFFLTTQNKYLLTNEDGSLTKRGELVIAHTPAGKFGDPEDLIGACVWLASDNANFVTGIVVPIDGGFSAFSGV, from the coding sequence ATGAAAGACATATTAAAAAAGTTTAGTTTAAAAGGTAAAAATGCCGTTATTACAGGAGGGGCTGGTATACTGGGATCGGTTATTGCCAGAGGTTTAGGATATGCGGGTGCCAATATTATTATTGCTGATATAGTTGATACAAAACCATTGGTAGAGGAATTACAAAAAGAGGGCATAGATAGTAAAGGATACTATTTAGATGCTATGGACATCGAAAAAATCAAAGAATGTAAAGAAGAGATAACAAAGGATTTTAATCGTATTGATATTTTATTAAATGCTGCTGGTGGAAATCAAAAAGGAGCAACAACCTCACCGGAACAATCATTTTTTGATTTACCTGCAAAAGCCTTAGAAAAAGTTGTAGGACTCAATCTGTTTGGTGGTGCAATACTTCCTTCTCAGGTATTCGGGAAGGAGATGCTGAAGAATGAAGAAGGGGGATCTATTATTAACATTTCATCTATGGCTGCATTCAGGCCATTAACCAAAGTTTTGGGATATTCTGCTGCCAAGGCTGCTGTAAGTAATTTTACCCAGTGGTTGGCAGTTCATTTTGCCCAGGAATATAATCCTAAGTTACGTGTAAATGCAATAGCCCCCGGCTTCTTTTTAACAACCCAAAATAAATATCTTCTCACTAATGAAGATGGTAGTCTAACTAAAAGAGGAGAATTAGTCATTGCACACACTCCTGCAGGCAAATTTGGGGATCCGGAAGATTTGATTGGAGCATGTGTCTGGTTGGCATCAGATAATGCTAATTTTGTTACTGGTATTGTTGTACCTATCGATGGCGGCTTCAGTGCCTTTTCGGGAGTCTAA